One window from the genome of Plasmodium relictum strain SGS1 genome assembly, chromosome: 12 encodes:
- a CDS encoding ATP-dependent zinc metalloprotease FTSH, putative, which yields MILLRNIVLLDMKRSNMLNINNCKKIKYLLNNKRFFTLLKNERLDRLKREVRYKPNDNFLILQFYKEANAHNPNEVIKHYENTNYVKNESIIKEYIKALVYTNKLKYTNLDNIKYDNDNKSNRRNIDEVNTNQMNNEHSNTYERNNLNANSSYNNSSQSSYKIDYLEKKKAPSSEVYSLQIDPKKPLKVSVIEGNKKGLWNFFKSTIGFLILVAAASVYLEGVSQNVQKGIGVVNKKIIPVENVKVTFADVKGCDEVKEELEEIIEYLKNSEKFTKIGAKLPKGILLSGEPGTGKTLIARAIAGEANVPFLQASGSEFEEMFVGVGARRIRELFQAAKKHAPCIVFIDEIDAVGSKRSNRDNSAVRMTLNQLLVELDGFEQNEGIVVICATNFPQSLDKALVRPGRLDKTIVVPLPDIKGRYEILKMYSSKILLSDDVDLHVLSRRTVGMTGADLNNILNIAAIKCSVEGKKSVDMNSIEQAFDRVVVGLQRKSPLNEEEKNITAYHEGGHTLVNIYTKGSDPVHKATIMPRGMSLGVTWKIPISDKYSQKIKDVQSEIDVLMGGLVSEEIIFGKNNVTTGCSSDLQKATHIAQSLVMNYGVGINEENISMFLQDKKNISEEMKIKIDKSVQRILLDSYNRAKNVLNQHIDELHRIASALVEYETLTSDEIKLAIQGKCDQIKKNREIKQKDYNLKDNRIS from the coding sequence atgaTACTCTTACGGAATATTGTATTGCTAGATATGAAAAGGAGTAATatgttaaatataaataattgcaaaaaaataaaatatttattaaataacaaAAGATTTTTTACTTTACTAAAAAATGAGAGACTAGATAGATTAAAAAGAGAAGTTCGCTATAAACCTAATGAtaactttttaatattacaaTTTTATAAGGAAGCAAATGCACATAATCCAAATGAAGTTATAAAACATTATGAAAATActaattatgtaaaaaatgaaagtataattaaagaatatataaaggCATTAGTATATACGAATAagttaaaatatacaaatcttgataatataaaatatgataatgataataagtCAAATAGAAGAAATATAGATGAAGTAAACACAAATCAAATGAATAATGAACATTCAAACACATatgaaagaaataatttaaatgcaAATTCATCTTATAATAATTCATCTCAATCATCATATAAAATAgattatttagaaaaaaaaaaagctccTTCAAGTGAAGTGTATAGTTTACAAATAGATCCGAAAAAACCTTTAAAAGTTTCTGTAATAGAGGGAAATAAAAAAGGGTTAtggaatttttttaaatcaacaATTGgatttttaatattagtaGCAGCAGCGAGTGTATATTTAGAAGGAGTTTCACAAAATGTGCAAAAAGGAATAGGggtagtaaataaaaaaataattcccGTAGAAAATGTTAAGGTAACTTTTGCAGATGTAAAGGGATGTGATGAAGTGAAAGAAGAGCTAGAAGAAATaattgaatatttaaaaaattcagaaaaatttacaaaaattgGTGCTAAATTACCTAAAGGAATTTTATTATCAGGAGAACCAGGAACAGGAAAAACGTTAATTGCTAGAGCTATTGCTGGAGAAGCAAATGTTCCCTTTCTTCAAGCATCAGGATCTGAGTTTGAAGAAATGTTTGTTGGAGTTGGAGCAAGGAGAATAAGAGAACTTTTCCAAGCTGCCAAGAAGCATGCCCCATGTATTGTATTTATTGATGAAATAGATGCTGTAGGATCAAAAAGAAGTAATAGAGATAATAGTGCAGTAAGAATGACTCTTAACCAGTTGTTGGTAGAGTTAGATGGATTTGAACAAAACGAGGGAATTGTTGTAATATGTGCTACAAACTTTCCTCAAAGCTTAGATAAGGCATTAGTGAGACCAGGAAGATTAGATAAAACTATTGTAGTTCCGTTACCTGATATAAAAGGAAGgtatgaaattttaaaaatgtacaGTAGTAAAATTCTGTTATCGGACGACGTAGATTTACACGTTTTATCTAGAAGAACAGTTGGCATGACTGGTGctgatttaaataatatcttAAACATAGCAGCTATCAAGTGCTCTGTTGAAGGAAAAAAGTCAGTAGATATGAATTCTATAGAGCAAGCTTTTGATAGGGTTGTTGTAGGATTACAAAGAAAATCTCctttaaatgaagaagaaaaaaatattacagcTTATCATGAAGGTGGTCATACACTAGttaatatttatacaaaGGGATCTGATCCTGTCCATAAAGCAACTATCATGCCAAGAGGAATGTCATTGGGAGTCACTTGGAAAATACCAATTAGTGACAAGTATAGTCAAAAAATTAAGGATGTCCAAAGTGAAATAGATGTATTAATGGGTGGCTTAGTTTCtgaagaaataatttttggaaaaaataatgttaCGACAGGTTGTTCAAGTGATTTACAAAAAGCTACACACATAGCACAATCTCTTGTTATGAATTACGGGGTTGgtataaatgaagaaaatatatctaTGTTTTTAcaagataaaaaaaacattagtgaagaaatgaaaattaaGATAGATAAATCTGTTCAAAGAATATTATTAGATTCTTACAATAGAGCTAAGAATGTTTTAAATCAACACATTGATGAATTGCATAGAATTGCTTCAGCTTTAGTTGAATATGAAACTTTAACAAGCGATGAAATTAAATTAGCTATACAAGGCAAATGTGaccaaataaaaaaaaacagagaaataaaacaaaaagatTATAACTTAAAAGACAATAGAATttcttaa
- a CDS encoding ATP synthase (C/AC39) subunit, putative encodes MELCFYNSKNGYLEALLRGFRSSFLTPEEYKKLTEVDTLEDLKSVLEDTDYGSFMMDEPSPIAVTTIAQKCKEKMAHEFNYIRAQAEEPLRTFLDYIAKEKMIDNVISLIQGTLNKKSAEELLYRVDPLGYFPQMKAITAMDVKNSYDDVLKVLLIETPIGSYFDKYLSCNASNEKNNVSTILNDIDIEILRNTLKKAWLEDFYGFIKKLGGKTEEVMGHILKRVADFRVLTVTLNTINSSLSLELQKDRNDMFPCFGYLYPEGTDRIRKCWNNETVQAALEHYPIYYDLYEECKQFYIKNENMNENKVLDHKIKSLEDLLYVKLVKLCETAFDQHCNFGIFYAWVKLKEQEIRNIVWISDMILMNRKDCIDSIIPIFEPQV; translated from the coding sequence atggaattatgtttttataattcaaaaaatggATATTTAGAAGCTTTACTAAGAGGATTTCGTAGCAGTTTTCTAACACcagaagaatataaaaaattgacAGAAGTAGATACGTTAGAAGATTTAAAATCGGTTTTAGAAGATACCGATTATGGTTCATTTATGATGGATGAACCATCCCCAATTGCAGTTACAACTATTGCTCAGAAATGTAAAGAAAAGATGGCACATGAATTCAATTATATAAGGGCTCAAGCAGAAGAACCATTAAGAACATTTTTAGATTATATTGCAAAGGAAAAAATGATTGATAATGTTATAAGTTTAATACAAGgaacattaaataaaaaatccgCTGAAGAATTATTATATCGAGTTGATCCACTTGGTTATTTTCCGCAAATGAAAGCTATTACTGCAATGGACGTTAAAAATTCCTATGATGACGTCCTAAAAGTGTTGTTAATTGAAACCCCTATTGGATCATATTTTGATAAATATCTCTCATGTAATGcatcaaatgaaaaaaataatgtatcTACTATACTTAATGATATAGATATTgaaattttaagaaatacCTTAAAAAAAGCATGGTTAGAAGACTTTTAtggttttataaaaaaattgggAGGAAAAACAGAAGAAGTTATGGGTCATATATTAAAACGTGTAGCAGATTTTCGTGTTTTGACAGTGACTTTAAACACTATCAATTCTAGTTTAAGTCTTGAATTACAAAAAGATAGAAATGATATGTTTCCATGTTTTGGCTATTTGTATCCTGAAGGAACAGATAGAATTAGAAAATGCTGGAATAACGAAACTGTTCAAGCAGCTCTGGAACATTACCCTATATATTATGATTTATATGAAGAATGTAAAcaattttacataaaaaatgaaaatatgaaTGAAAACAAAGTTTTAGACcataaaattaaatcattAGAAGATTTATTATACGTGAAACTTGTTAAATTATGTGAAACCGCTTTTGATCAGCATTGCAATTTTGGTATATTTTATGCCTgggtaaaattaaaagaacaaGAAATTAGAAACATTGTATGGATTTCTGATATGATTTTAATGAATAGAAAAGATTGTATAGATAGTATTATTCCAATATTTGAACCTCaagtataa